Proteins from a single region of Deltaproteobacteria bacterium:
- a CDS encoding DUF4124 domain-containing protein, with protein MAAHKFRFSIPMVYLVLIMIAWIAPTRDAQGGTLYQYIDKDGSVVLTDNPPPGVKAKPMESSPDMTGNQKSDQEKESDSTLQKYREADAKRNEKRGNIRALREELETAQSNEAKYRSNMNQAHGFAQRSHWRKMVDEQLKEIEEKKKKIEELESQP; from the coding sequence ATGGCTGCTCATAAATTTCGTTTCTCAATACCAATGGTGTACCTGGTTCTGATAATGATTGCATGGATTGCTCCTACAAGAGACGCTCAGGGAGGCACATTATATCAATATATCGATAAGGACGGCTCCGTCGTCCTTACCGATAATCCCCCGCCAGGAGTCAAAGCCAAACCCATGGAGTCATCGCCCGACATGACGGGAAATCAAAAATCAGATCAGGAAAAAGAATCAGACTCAACACTACAAAAGTACCGGGAGGCCGATGCGAAAAGGAATGAAAAACGGGGAAACATCAGAGCTCTTCGGGAAGAATTGGAGACAGCGCAAAGTAACGAGGCAAAGTACAGGTCAAACATGAATCAGGCCCACGGTTTTGCCCAAAGAAGTCACTGGCGTAAGATGGTCGATGAACAACTAAAAGAGATTGAAGAAAAAAAGAAGAAGATCGAAGAACTCGAAAGCCAGCCATGA